In a genomic window of Pontibacter liquoris:
- the ffh gene encoding signal recognition particle protein has product MFDNLSNKLDRAFKTLKGQGSITEINVAATIKEVRRALVDADVNYKVAKTVTDKIKDEAMGRDVLISVSPGQLMVKIVYEELTQLMGGEKQDITIKGDPAVILIAGLQGSGKTTFTGKLANYLKKQNRNVLVAACDVYRPAAINQLQVLAEQVGVEAYTELDNKNPVQIALNAIEHARKTNKKVVIIDTAGRLAVDEAMMKEIAEIKAAVKPTETLFVVDSMTGQDAVNTAKTFNERINFDGVVLTKLDGDSRGGAALSIRAVVEKPIKFISTGEKMEALDLFYPDRMAQRILGMGDVISLVERAQQAFDEDEAKRINKKIRKNQFNFDDFLTQLEQIKKMGDIKDLVGMIPGVGKALKDVEIDENAFKPIEAIIKSMTPQERENPDLISGSRRARIAKGSGTDITQVNNLMKQFNDMRKMMRSMNKMSGKRGGLGNLANMMKR; this is encoded by the coding sequence ATGTTTGATAATTTAAGTAACAAGTTAGACCGCGCCTTTAAAACGCTGAAAGGCCAGGGCAGCATCACCGAAATAAACGTAGCAGCCACCATAAAAGAGGTGCGCCGCGCGCTGGTAGATGCCGACGTTAACTATAAAGTTGCCAAAACGGTTACCGATAAGATCAAAGACGAGGCCATGGGCCGCGATGTGCTGATCTCCGTATCGCCGGGCCAGCTGATGGTCAAGATCGTGTACGAGGAGCTTACCCAGCTGATGGGCGGTGAAAAGCAGGACATCACCATCAAGGGCGATCCGGCTGTGATCCTGATAGCCGGTCTGCAGGGTTCCGGTAAAACCACGTTTACAGGTAAACTGGCTAACTATCTTAAAAAGCAGAACCGCAATGTGCTGGTGGCTGCCTGCGACGTGTACCGTCCGGCGGCCATTAACCAGCTGCAGGTGCTGGCCGAGCAGGTGGGCGTGGAAGCTTATACTGAACTGGACAACAAGAACCCGGTTCAGATCGCCCTCAATGCCATTGAGCATGCCCGCAAAACAAACAAGAAAGTAGTGATCATCGATACTGCCGGCCGACTGGCTGTGGACGAGGCGATGATGAAAGAAATAGCCGAGATAAAGGCAGCCGTGAAGCCAACCGAAACCCTGTTCGTGGTAGACTCCATGACGGGCCAGGATGCGGTGAACACAGCCAAGACCTTTAACGAACGCATCAACTTCGACGGCGTGGTACTGACCAAGCTGGATGGTGACTCGCGCGGTGGCGCAGCCCTTTCGATCCGGGCGGTTGTAGAAAAGCCGATCAAGTTTATCTCGACAGGCGAGAAAATGGAAGCACTCGACCTGTTCTACCCCGATCGTATGGCCCAACGGATCCTGGGCATGGGTGATGTGATCTCGCTGGTTGAGCGTGCGCAGCAGGCCTTTGATGAGGACGAAGCCAAGCGCATCAACAAAAAGATTCGCAAGAACCAGTTCAACTTCGATGACTTCCTCACGCAGCTGGAGCAGATCAAGAAGATGGGCGATATCAAAGACCTGGTGGGTATGATACCGGGTGTGGGCAAAGCCCTGAAAGATGTGGAGATCGACGAGAACGCCTTTAAGCCGATCGAAGCGATCATTAAATCCATGACGCCGCAGGAACGTGAAAACCCGGACCTGATCAGTGGCAGCCGCCGTGCCCGTATAGCCAAAGGCAGCGGCACCGACATCACGCAGGTAAACAACCTGATGAAGCAGTTCAACGACATGCGTAAAATGATGCGCTCGATGAACAAAATGTCGGGCAAGCGCGGTGGGCTGGGCAACCTGGCCAACATGATGAAGCGCTAA
- a CDS encoding nucleoside deaminase, which translates to MNKEQEDFMRAAIRLSLEKMREGFGGPFGAVVVRNGEIIAQGFNNVLRSNDPTAHAEVEAIRKASQHLGTPELSDCDLYTSCEPCPMCLGAIYWARFRKVYYGNTRQDAARIGFDDAFIYQELEKELPDRAIPMQQLLHKEALQAFTEWEQQEENKEK; encoded by the coding sequence ATGAACAAGGAGCAGGAAGACTTTATGCGGGCAGCCATCCGCTTATCACTGGAGAAGATGAGAGAAGGCTTTGGCGGCCCTTTTGGAGCGGTGGTGGTACGCAACGGCGAAATCATTGCGCAGGGCTTTAACAATGTGCTCCGCTCCAACGACCCGACCGCTCATGCCGAAGTAGAAGCGATCCGGAAGGCAAGCCAGCACCTGGGCACACCCGAGCTCTCGGACTGCGACCTATATACCAGCTGCGAGCCCTGCCCCATGTGCCTGGGCGCCATTTACTGGGCGCGTTTCCGCAAGGTATACTATGGCAACACCCGGCAGGATGCTGCCCGTATCGGTTTCGATGATGCCTTTATATACCAGGAACTAGAAAAGGAGCTGCCCGACCGGGCCATCCCCATGCAGCAGCTTTTACACAAGGAAGCCCTGCAGGCATTTACTGAATGGGAGCAGCAGGAAGAAAATAAGGAGAAATAA
- a CDS encoding DUF429 domain-containing protein produces MTELPFHVGIDFGARLAGTTALAAVNGQQVQVWQSESGQDADAFILELVRRLSARVLFIDAPLTLPAVYVQGTGASAADFFYRAADKEVQGMSPMFLGGLTARAMKLRAELAPHGIAVLETYPRQLVRLLFPDLQGYKTTAAALPAFSEALQQLLPFPLKEPVRNWHQFDSLLAWYSGYRHLQRQAVLYGEATEGRIIV; encoded by the coding sequence ATGACAGAACTACCATTCCACGTTGGGATTGATTTTGGTGCCAGGCTGGCCGGCACGACAGCCCTGGCTGCCGTTAACGGGCAGCAGGTGCAGGTGTGGCAAAGTGAAAGCGGGCAGGATGCCGATGCGTTTATACTGGAACTGGTGCGCCGCCTGAGCGCCAGGGTGCTCTTTATAGATGCCCCGCTCACCTTACCAGCCGTTTATGTACAGGGTACAGGCGCGTCGGCAGCTGATTTCTTTTACCGTGCTGCCGACAAGGAAGTGCAGGGCATGTCGCCGATGTTTCTTGGCGGGTTAACGGCCCGTGCCATGAAGCTCCGGGCTGAACTGGCACCTCACGGAATTGCGGTGCTCGAAACCTACCCGCGCCAGTTGGTGCGGCTGCTTTTCCCCGACCTGCAAGGGTATAAAACAACTGCTGCAGCACTTCCAGCCTTTTCCGAAGCACTGCAGCAGCTGTTGCCTTTTCCTTTAAAGGAGCCTGTTCGCAACTGGCACCAGTTCGACAGCCTGCTGGCCTGGTACAGCGGCTACCGCCACCTGCAAAGGCAGGCGGTCCTGTACGGCGAGGCTACCGAAGGGCGCATCATCGTTTAA
- a CDS encoding PhzF family phenazine biosynthesis protein — protein sequence MQHTTPEARPELYLVRAFTQTAAGGNAAGVVLHADTLEQAQKQQIAANLGLSETAFASKSMVGDVKVEFFTPNRQIPHCGHATVATFGLLLQKGLVQEPGAIKESIEGIREISLIHNKVYQQQMAPKYTFLSALEVSTQEVAASLNLPAGYTFLSEPVVANTGVNFLLLQLPGTAELQALQPDQERIAAISRELDLVGYYVFTTGADGADATTRMFAPSYGIPEESATGMAAGPLACHLHDHLGYNKESFNILQGYLMQPPSPSQLEVQLQTNGEGHITGLKAGGAAIIVQQLPLQVPTSQA from the coding sequence ATGCAACATACTACACCAGAAGCCAGACCGGAATTATACTTGGTCCGGGCGTTTACCCAGACAGCAGCAGGCGGCAATGCCGCCGGGGTCGTGCTCCATGCCGATACTTTGGAGCAGGCACAAAAGCAGCAGATAGCTGCCAACCTGGGCTTGTCCGAAACTGCCTTTGCTTCAAAATCAATGGTAGGCGATGTGAAAGTGGAGTTCTTTACGCCGAACCGCCAGATACCGCATTGTGGCCATGCCACAGTGGCTACCTTTGGCTTGCTGTTGCAAAAAGGGCTGGTGCAGGAACCCGGCGCTATAAAAGAATCGATTGAAGGAATAAGAGAGATAAGTCTGATACATAACAAAGTATACCAGCAGCAGATGGCTCCTAAGTATACGTTCCTGTCAGCGCTGGAGGTTAGCACGCAGGAGGTAGCTGCTTCCCTGAATCTGCCTGCTGGCTATACTTTTTTATCGGAGCCCGTGGTGGCAAATACCGGTGTGAACTTTCTGTTGCTGCAACTTCCGGGCACAGCCGAACTGCAGGCGCTGCAACCCGACCAGGAACGTATAGCAGCTATTTCGCGGGAGCTGGACCTGGTTGGCTATTATGTGTTCACCACCGGGGCGGATGGGGCCGATGCCACTACGCGCATGTTTGCTCCCAGCTACGGCATCCCTGAAGAATCTGCTACCGGCATGGCTGCCGGACCGCTGGCCTGCCATCTGCATGATCATCTGGGGTATAACAAGGAAAGCTTTAACATACTACAGGGCTACCTGATGCAGCCTCCGTCGCCGAGCCAGCTGGAAGTGCAGCTGCAAACCAACGGCGAAGGCCACATAACAGGATTAAAGGCAGGAGGCGCGGCAATTATCGTACAGCAATTGCCGCTGCAGGTGCCGACGTCTCAGGCTTAA
- a CDS encoding polysaccharide deacetylase family protein, translated as MLPRLRLTIPALGLCAVALFACENTKTIALPADVVVRHNATAPQAQTETASPTQATLTAETGMPADAATILARQQVPILCYHQIRDWRSSDSKQAKDYIVPVARFEEQIKMLADSGYQTILPDQLLDYLNNGRPLPPKPVMLTFDDTVLDQYTTALPVLEKYGYKGVFFVMTVSLGRPRYMTRAQVKELSDKGHEIGSHTWDHHNVKKYEGTDWLTQIEKPTRQLEEITGKPIKYFAYPFGLWNEQAIPELKQRGMTAAFQLATHRDEQEPLYTIRRIIASGYWSAGTLHKSMVGSFKPETSAPAAAIAVR; from the coding sequence ATGCTTCCCCGCTTACGCTTAACGATTCCTGCGCTCGGCCTATGTGCCGTTGCGCTTTTTGCCTGTGAAAACACGAAAACGATTGCCTTACCAGCCGATGTTGTAGTTCGCCACAATGCCACTGCGCCCCAGGCCCAAACAGAAACCGCATCTCCGACCCAGGCGACCTTAACGGCCGAAACCGGAATGCCGGCCGATGCCGCTACCATACTTGCCCGGCAGCAGGTGCCCATTTTGTGCTACCACCAGATCCGGGACTGGCGCTCCTCAGACTCCAAGCAAGCCAAAGATTACATTGTGCCGGTGGCGCGGTTTGAAGAGCAGATCAAAATGCTGGCCGACAGCGGCTACCAGACCATCCTACCAGACCAGCTGCTGGACTACCTGAACAATGGCCGGCCGCTGCCTCCCAAGCCCGTGATGCTCACCTTCGACGATACTGTGCTGGACCAGTATACCACGGCCCTGCCAGTGCTGGAGAAGTATGGCTACAAAGGGGTCTTTTTTGTGATGACGGTTTCGCTGGGAAGGCCGCGCTATATGACGCGGGCGCAGGTAAAAGAACTCTCGGACAAAGGCCATGAAATCGGTTCCCATACCTGGGATCACCACAACGTGAAGAAGTATGAAGGCACGGATTGGCTCACGCAAATAGAGAAACCCACCAGGCAATTGGAGGAGATCACCGGAAAGCCCATCAAATACTTTGCGTATCCCTTCGGATTATGGAACGAACAGGCCATTCCGGAACTGAAGCAACGTGGTATGACAGCAGCCTTTCAGCTGGCCACACACCGCGATGAACAGGAACCCCTCTATACCATCCGCCGCATTATAGCCAGCGGCTACTGGAGCGCCGGCACCCTGCACAAAAGTATGGTGGGCAGCTTTAAGCCTGAGACGTCGGCACCTGCAGCGGCAATTGCTGTACGATAA
- a CDS encoding threonine synthase, protein METITTTKSRLSKLICSACGTPHTPFILQTVSTCCHLPLVSRYDLKRPLFRDKLQTREATMWRYRELLPVLADENIVSLGEGFTPILKLANLGSKYGFDHLQLKDEGQNPTGSFKARGLSMAISKAKELGVEGCIIPTAGNAGVAMAAYCAKADMRAVVVMPRHTPKAFQEECYWYGADVVLVDGLITDCSAKAKEINADNQLLDASTLKEPYRLEGKKTMGFEIAEQLNWTLPEIILYPAGGGTGLIGIWKAFQEMLALGWLPADTELPRMIAVQAANCQPLVDTFLGLQPNAQQYVGKPTIANGLAVPRPIGEPMMLQVLRESGGTALSISDEQMLTGLRELSRHEGLFVAPEGAALWMAACHLKDTGYLHSSDRILLLNTGSGQKYLENITGRYQS, encoded by the coding sequence ATGGAAACAATAACAACCACAAAAAGCCGCCTCAGCAAGCTCATCTGTTCTGCCTGCGGCACCCCACATACCCCTTTTATACTTCAAACGGTATCAACCTGCTGCCACCTGCCGCTAGTAAGCCGCTATGACCTGAAACGCCCGCTTTTCCGCGATAAGTTACAAACCCGGGAGGCTACCATGTGGCGCTACCGCGAGCTGCTACCGGTGCTGGCAGATGAAAACATCGTGAGCCTTGGTGAAGGCTTTACACCCATCCTTAAGCTTGCCAACCTAGGCAGTAAGTATGGCTTTGATCACCTGCAGCTGAAAGACGAAGGCCAGAATCCCACCGGCTCGTTTAAAGCGCGTGGCCTGAGCATGGCTATTTCCAAGGCAAAAGAATTAGGAGTAGAAGGCTGCATTATTCCAACCGCCGGAAATGCCGGTGTAGCCATGGCCGCTTACTGTGCCAAAGCCGACATGCGGGCGGTGGTCGTGATGCCGCGCCATACCCCAAAGGCCTTTCAGGAGGAATGCTACTGGTACGGCGCTGACGTGGTACTGGTAGATGGCCTGATCACAGATTGCTCTGCCAAAGCAAAGGAAATCAACGCTGACAATCAGCTACTTGATGCATCTACCTTAAAGGAACCCTACCGGCTGGAAGGAAAGAAAACGATGGGCTTTGAGATTGCCGAACAGCTCAACTGGACCTTGCCCGAGATCATCCTTTACCCCGCTGGCGGCGGCACAGGCTTGATCGGTATCTGGAAAGCTTTTCAGGAGATGCTGGCGCTTGGCTGGCTCCCGGCCGACACAGAACTGCCCCGCATGATTGCGGTGCAGGCGGCCAACTGCCAGCCCCTAGTAGATACTTTCCTGGGGCTACAACCTAACGCGCAGCAGTATGTCGGCAAGCCGACCATTGCCAACGGCCTGGCGGTGCCGCGCCCGATAGGTGAGCCAATGATGCTGCAGGTGTTGCGCGAATCCGGTGGAACGGCGTTAAGTATAAGCGACGAGCAAATGTTGACCGGCCTCCGGGAGCTAAGCCGCCACGAAGGCTTGTTTGTTGCCCCGGAAGGCGCCGCGCTCTGGATGGCTGCCTGCCACCTGAAAGATACTGGTTACCTGCACTCCTCCGACCGTATTCTGCTGCTCAACACAGGCTCGGGCCAGAAGTACCTCGAGAACATCACCGGCAGGTATCAATCCTGA
- a CDS encoding toll/interleukin-1 receptor domain-containing protein, protein MIKAEDVKYYDRVLSHIYKSANGQLQLAEAITICDGNDGLAEEIAEALENRELIMNLEDSTSREGTTLILTSKGKAKLLIGRGGFQAEQQILNSGNSKDHQMNIFNLYIENDSRCYNILHIDQGELDLIIDAYNYGKADLFINGERFLLKNLLKIKIFKFKDLKTSKKFIEFSYDKMKYTVDFYGKMYLEPRVLEVGGEDVTRNYIEGDYGHLNKDRMMVIPTTTPNSEQHFTMDIFISHSSKDAEVTKALVNVIRKALHIRSKSIRCTSLNEYRLSAGVDTDESLREEIFKSKAFIAVITSNSVDSNYVTFELGARWGSKLPMLPIICDPAGTSLLNPPLTGINALSATNAAQIQRLIEDLAKILSLELEPSSTYTEEIEALKKLITKPKQPVRVTGRTLKR, encoded by the coding sequence ATGATAAAAGCCGAAGACGTAAAGTATTATGACAGAGTACTCTCTCACATCTACAAATCTGCTAATGGCCAACTCCAATTGGCAGAAGCTATAACAATCTGTGATGGCAATGATGGGCTTGCTGAGGAAATAGCTGAAGCTTTAGAAAATAGAGAACTAATAATGAATTTAGAAGACTCCACTTCTAGAGAAGGTACAACCCTTATACTTACTAGTAAAGGCAAAGCTAAGCTACTTATAGGTCGTGGAGGGTTTCAGGCTGAACAGCAAATCCTTAATTCAGGAAATAGCAAAGATCATCAGATGAATATATTTAATTTATATATTGAAAATGACAGTAGATGCTATAACATTTTACACATTGATCAAGGTGAATTAGACTTGATTATAGATGCTTATAACTATGGTAAAGCTGACTTATTTATCAATGGAGAAAGATTTTTGTTAAAAAACCTTTTGAAAATAAAGATTTTTAAGTTTAAAGATTTAAAAACCTCAAAAAAGTTTATTGAATTTTCTTATGATAAAATGAAGTATACCGTAGACTTCTATGGTAAAATGTATCTTGAGCCAAGAGTTCTAGAAGTAGGTGGGGAAGATGTTACCCGAAATTATATAGAAGGAGATTATGGACATCTAAATAAAGACCGAATGATGGTTATACCCACAACTACCCCAAACTCAGAACAACATTTTACAATGGATATTTTCATTAGCCATAGTAGCAAAGACGCAGAAGTCACTAAAGCACTTGTAAATGTTATTAGGAAGGCACTCCATATAAGGTCTAAAAGTATAAGGTGTACAAGCCTTAATGAATACAGGTTATCTGCCGGAGTAGATACTGACGAATCACTACGGGAGGAAATCTTTAAATCAAAAGCTTTTATTGCGGTAATAACCAGCAATAGTGTAGATTCTAATTATGTAACTTTTGAATTGGGGGCGAGATGGGGTTCAAAGCTACCAATGTTACCAATAATTTGTGATCCTGCTGGCACATCGTTATTGAATCCTCCACTAACAGGAATTAATGCACTGAGTGCCACTAATGCGGCACAAATACAGAGGTTGATAGAGGACTTAGCGAAAATACTGAGCTTGGAATTAGAACCTTCGTCTACATACACAGAAGAAATTGAAGCCCTTAAGAAACTGATAACAAAGCCGAAGCAACCAGTCAGAGTGACGGGTAGAACGTTAAAGCGCTAA
- a CDS encoding LysR family transcriptional regulator encodes MLSHKHEVFLEVARLLSFTKASQTLFISQSAISKQVKALEEQYQTGLFERLGNSISLTPAGKLLYDKILEVKQLQNELYHNLRDINEQFTPKVSMVLGASTTISLYVLPPVMSAYLQLHPNVQLTLKNRNSENILKALLDHEIDMGIVEGINKVSNVTYTPFLTDEVIAVCSSKNPLKKQQLEVKDLLEIPLALRESGSGTLAVLEEALAKRGHRLHDFPIKIRLGGTEALKNFVRVDTCLSFLPRQAVSKELLSGELVEVKIQDLTVKRTFNFIQRKGTENNYPYKDFIQFTKRRYSLKD; translated from the coding sequence ATGCTCTCGCACAAGCACGAAGTATTTCTGGAAGTAGCCCGGCTTCTGAGTTTCACCAAGGCCAGCCAGACGCTTTTTATCAGCCAGTCAGCCATCAGCAAGCAGGTAAAGGCCCTGGAAGAGCAGTACCAGACGGGCTTGTTTGAACGGCTGGGCAATTCTATTTCGCTGACGCCCGCCGGCAAACTGCTCTATGATAAAATTCTGGAAGTAAAACAGCTGCAAAACGAGCTATACCACAACCTGCGCGACATAAACGAGCAATTCACGCCAAAGGTAAGTATGGTCTTAGGGGCCAGCACCACCATCTCGCTTTATGTGCTGCCACCTGTCATGTCGGCTTACCTGCAGCTGCACCCTAACGTACAGCTCACACTCAAGAACCGCAACAGCGAGAACATCCTCAAAGCCCTGCTGGACCATGAAATTGACATGGGAATTGTGGAAGGCATCAACAAAGTGAGCAACGTGACCTATACGCCCTTTCTCACAGACGAAGTGATTGCGGTATGCTCCTCCAAAAACCCGCTGAAAAAGCAACAACTGGAAGTGAAAGACCTTCTCGAAATCCCATTGGCGCTCCGCGAGTCCGGCTCTGGCACCCTGGCAGTGCTGGAGGAGGCCTTGGCAAAGCGGGGCCACCGGCTCCATGACTTTCCGATTAAAATCCGGTTGGGGGGCACTGAGGCGCTTAAAAATTTTGTGCGGGTCGATACCTGCCTTTCTTTTCTGCCCCGGCAGGCGGTGAGCAAAGAGCTTTTATCCGGCGAGTTGGTCGAAGTAAAGATTCAGGACCTGACTGTGAAACGGACCTTCAACTTCATCCAGCGCAAAGGCACCGAGAACAATTATCCCTACAAAGATTTTATACAGTTTACCAAGCGCCGTTATTCCCTAAAAGATTAA
- a CDS encoding VIT1/CCC1 transporter family protein: MHLHQEEHLRSSDFITDAVIGMSDGLTVPFALAAGLSGSVDSNVVIITAGIAEIVAGSIAMGLGGYLAGKTEQEHYQAELQREYEEVEKVPEREKAEVKLIFAEYGLSPEAQHTISEALAKDKDRWVQFMMKYELGLEEPHPKRARNSAATIGTSYAIGGLIPLLGYVVSDTPRQGLVISAGLTILCLMMFGYFKSKMTGQPPVAGALKVTLIGVAAAAAAFLVATAFNSLV; this comes from the coding sequence ATGCACTTACACCAGGAAGAACACCTCCGCAGTTCTGATTTCATCACGGATGCAGTGATCGGCATGTCGGACGGGCTGACTGTTCCGTTTGCTTTGGCAGCAGGTTTAAGCGGCTCCGTAGACAGCAATGTCGTGATTATTACGGCAGGTATAGCCGAGATTGTGGCGGGCAGCATTGCGATGGGATTGGGAGGTTACCTGGCCGGAAAAACAGAACAGGAGCATTACCAGGCGGAGTTGCAACGGGAGTATGAAGAAGTAGAAAAGGTACCGGAAAGAGAGAAAGCAGAAGTAAAGTTAATTTTTGCTGAATACGGATTAAGCCCTGAAGCCCAGCATACTATAAGCGAGGCACTCGCCAAAGACAAAGACCGCTGGGTACAGTTTATGATGAAGTATGAACTGGGCCTGGAGGAGCCTCACCCGAAACGGGCCCGCAACAGTGCGGCCACCATCGGCACCTCTTACGCCATCGGTGGGTTGATCCCACTGCTGGGATACGTCGTCTCCGATACGCCCCGCCAGGGCCTTGTTATTTCTGCGGGGCTCACCATCCTTTGCCTGATGATGTTTGGCTATTTCAAGAGCAAAATGACAGGGCAGCCACCTGTGGCTGGCGCTTTAAAAGTAACCCTGATCGGGGTAGCTGCTGCCGCGGCGGCTTTCCTGGTGGCAACGGCCTTTAACAGCCTGGTATAA
- a CDS encoding DinB family protein: MSFAVYTHNPPMNPALEARYLHLEQTRNRLLDELEGLEEGLLNSAPAEGKWSVNQIIAHLLLTEKQTVYAVQHKVSQPDDLISNSIAREMQSLLLKLALLSGKKFKAPASVATVPATCSLAYLRADWDEVRFSLEDVLTALPVNLMDKCLFRHPYVGPLTIRQTLSFLQDHFDHHLRQIHTIKRALLA, translated from the coding sequence ATGAGTTTTGCCGTTTATACGCACAATCCGCCAATGAACCCTGCTTTGGAAGCCCGCTACCTGCACTTAGAGCAAACCCGCAACCGCCTGCTGGATGAGCTGGAAGGACTGGAGGAAGGCTTGCTAAATAGTGCTCCTGCAGAGGGCAAATGGTCGGTGAACCAGATCATCGCGCACCTGCTGCTTACCGAAAAGCAGACGGTGTATGCTGTGCAGCACAAGGTAAGCCAGCCCGATGATTTAATATCCAACAGCATTGCCCGGGAAATGCAATCGCTGCTGCTAAAGTTGGCGCTGTTATCCGGAAAAAAATTTAAAGCACCGGCCTCTGTTGCAACGGTGCCTGCTACTTGCTCGCTTGCCTATTTACGTGCCGACTGGGATGAAGTGCGTTTTTCGCTGGAAGATGTGCTCACCGCGCTACCCGTTAACCTGATGGACAAATGTCTTTTCCGGCATCCGTATGTCGGGCCGCTCACAATCCGGCAAACCCTCTCCTTTTTGCAGGATCATTTCGACCACCACCTCCGCCAGATACACACCATCAAACGAGCACTGCTGGCATAA
- a CDS encoding class I SAM-dependent methyltransferase — MNEKNDPMGAALLDFLRSGREAEIVVESNLAEEDVIPVPYLFRAWDEMPEIEQMALEACQGTVLDIGAGSGCHALALQERGLDVTALDVSAGAVEAMQQQGVKQVLRQDFFELKGQTYDTLLLLMNGVGIAGHLAGLERLLEHARTLLRPGGQLLLESTDILYMYEDEDGSVLLDLNAGYYGEVKYNMRYNDQESGWFNWLFVDAAILQDYAQKHGFETEVLYEGEAGNYLARLTLQG, encoded by the coding sequence ATGAACGAGAAGAATGACCCGATGGGAGCCGCCTTGCTGGACTTCCTGCGAAGTGGCCGCGAGGCTGAGATTGTAGTTGAGAGCAACCTGGCAGAGGAAGATGTGATTCCGGTGCCTTACCTGTTCCGCGCATGGGATGAAATGCCCGAGATTGAGCAAATGGCCCTGGAAGCCTGCCAGGGAACAGTGCTGGACATAGGAGCAGGCTCCGGCTGCCATGCGCTGGCCTTGCAGGAGCGGGGACTAGACGTAACAGCTTTGGACGTATCGGCAGGTGCCGTGGAAGCCATGCAACAGCAAGGGGTAAAGCAGGTGCTGCGCCAGGATTTCTTTGAACTGAAGGGGCAGACGTATGACACGTTGCTGCTGCTGATGAACGGCGTAGGCATTGCCGGCCACCTGGCGGGGTTGGAGCGGCTGCTCGAACATGCCCGCACGCTGCTGCGCCCGGGCGGGCAGCTGTTGCTCGAGTCCACAGACATTCTCTACATGTATGAAGACGAGGACGGCTCTGTGCTCCTGGACCTGAACGCAGGCTATTACGGCGAGGTGAAGTATAACATGCGCTACAATGACCAGGAAAGCGGCTGGTTTAACTGGCTTTTTGTGGATGCCGCCATCCTGCAGGATTATGCCCAAAAGCACGGCTTTGAAACGGAAGTGCTTTATGAAGGCGAAGCCGGTAATTACCTGGCCAGGCTGACGCTGCAGGGGTAG
- a CDS encoding YihY/virulence factor BrkB family protein — MDKRVASTWNITKQTFKEFVDDNPLDYAAIIGFYTIFSLPAVLIITIRIAGAAFGQEAVKGQVVSQLGGIVGRSSASQFQSIIENANVSEASTIGTIVGVATMIFSATTVFVALQDSLNAMWEVKAKPGKGWLKLIINRVLSLALVVSMGFLLLVSLSVDVVMGIIYDFLQQQFSGLAVYFITAANLLLSLVISTIIFAGIYRFLPDAKIRWKNVWVGAAVTAVLFVLGKFVLNIYFQHDPLADTYGAAGSLVLILVWVYYSAVILLFGAEFTQVYSKAHEKYIEPDDTAVKVKKKEVEIDTDTGQVEVKEKEKGDSL, encoded by the coding sequence ATGGACAAACGAGTCGCCTCTACCTGGAACATCACCAAGCAAACCTTTAAGGAGTTTGTAGATGATAACCCCTTGGATTATGCCGCCATCATCGGGTTTTATACGATCTTCTCATTACCGGCGGTGCTCATCATCACCATTCGTATTGCGGGAGCAGCCTTTGGTCAGGAAGCCGTAAAAGGGCAGGTGGTGAGTCAGCTTGGCGGTATTGTAGGCCGCAGCAGCGCCAGCCAGTTTCAGAGCATTATCGAGAATGCAAATGTTTCCGAAGCCAGCACCATCGGCACCATCGTAGGTGTAGCCACCATGATCTTTTCAGCCACTACCGTTTTTGTGGCACTCCAGGATTCGCTTAATGCGATGTGGGAAGTAAAGGCAAAACCGGGAAAGGGCTGGTTGAAGCTGATTATCAACCGCGTATTGTCCTTAGCACTAGTGGTAAGTATGGGCTTCCTGCTGCTGGTGTCGCTTTCTGTGGATGTGGTGATGGGCATTATCTATGATTTCCTGCAGCAGCAGTTCTCAGGGCTGGCCGTATACTTTATTACAGCTGCCAATCTGCTGCTTTCCCTCGTGATCAGTACCATTATTTTTGCAGGCATTTACCGGTTTCTTCCCGATGCTAAGATCCGGTGGAAAAATGTGTGGGTGGGTGCTGCGGTGACGGCTGTTCTTTTTGTACTTGGTAAATTTGTACTCAACATCTACTTTCAGCACGACCCACTGGCCGATACCTATGGTGCTGCCGGCTCGCTCGTTCTCATCCTGGTGTGGGTCTATTATTCGGCGGTAATTCTGCTATTCGGCGCGGAGTTTACGCAGGTATACTCCAAAGCGCACGAGAAATACATTGAGCCCGATGATACGGCAGTGAAAGTAAAAAAGAAGGAAGTTGAAATTGACACCGATACGGGCCAGGTAGAAGTGAAAGAAAAAGAAAAAGGCGACTCGTTATGA